A region from the Helcococcus ovis genome encodes:
- a CDS encoding radical SAM/SPASM domain-containing protein, whose translation MKKISILVKPASSFCNMRCKYCFYSNVSSLREVRTFGNMTKETTEKMIENIYKDLDDGDELNMAFQGGEPTMAGLPYFEHLIVCINNQIKDVRVNFAIQTNGMLINEKWCEFLKKYNFLVGLSIDAEKKYHDSNRLDICKNGTYNKVINTKKLFDKYEIEYNVLIVLTEQLSHCGKEVFDFLLENKIKYVQFIPCLDKLYINPDEERSEYALTPQGFYRFYSELLPLWLNELKNKNYISIKYFDDIFNLVVKRQVTACGVVGFCRVQFVIEGDGSVYPCDFFALDEYRMGYIQEMGIKEMFYQKSAQIFLNSRKPINLPLKCKNCKYYNICRGGCKRMRDAQYVDNTFDFCGHQSFLDEFIPKINDIIKITREYVS comes from the coding sequence ATATGACGAAAGAAACAACAGAAAAGATGATAGAAAATATATATAAAGATTTAGATGATGGAGATGAATTGAATATGGCATTTCAAGGAGGAGAGCCTACTATGGCGGGATTGCCATATTTTGAACATTTAATAGTATGTATCAATAATCAAATCAAAGATGTAAGAGTAAATTTTGCTATTCAAACAAATGGTATGCTTATAAATGAAAAATGGTGTGAATTTTTAAAAAAATATAATTTTCTTGTAGGATTATCAATAGATGCTGAAAAAAAATATCATGACTCAAATCGTTTAGATATTTGTAAAAACGGGACTTATAATAAAGTGATAAATACAAAAAAACTATTTGATAAATATGAAATAGAATACAATGTTTTAATAGTATTAACTGAACAATTATCACACTGTGGAAAAGAAGTATTTGATTTTTTATTGGAAAATAAAATAAAATATGTTCAATTTATTCCTTGTTTAGACAAACTTTACATAAATCCGGATGAAGAAAGAAGTGAATATGCCTTAACACCTCAAGGATTTTATAGATTTTATTCTGAGCTTTTACCATTATGGTTAAATGAATTAAAAAATAAAAATTATATATCAATAAAATATTTCGATGACATATTTAATTTAGTTGTAAAAAGACAAGTTACAGCTTGTGGAGTAGTGGGATTTTGTCGAGTTCAATTTGTAATTGAAGGCGATGGAAGTGTATATCCTTGTGATTTCTTTGCACTTGATGAATATCGAATGGGATATATACAAGAAATGGGAATAAAAGAGATGTTTTATCAAAAATCTGCTCAAATATTCTTAAACAGCAGAAAACCGATTAATTTACCATTAAAATGTAAAAATTGTAAATATTACAATATTTGTAGGGGAGGTTGTAAGAGAATGAGAGATGCCCAATACGTTGATAATACTTTTGATTTTTGTGGTCATCAATCTTTCTTGGATGAGTTTATACCCAAGATTAATGATATAATAAAGATTACAAGAGAGTATGTTTCTTAA